The following proteins come from a genomic window of Malus domestica chromosome 02, GDT2T_hap1:
- the LOC103456207 gene encoding oligopeptide transporter 7-like, translating to MTGGSGHEIAAPLIPKTQYDASASSPPPADENSPIEQVALTVPVTDDPSLPTVTFRTWTLGALACVLLSFLNQFFWYRREPLSLTSISAQIAVVPLGHLMASLITDRVFFKGRKWEFTLNPGPFNVKEHVLITIFANSGAGNVYAIHIVSAVKIFYKKNLSFFVALLVVLTTQVLGFGWAGLFRRYLVEPAAMWWPQNLVQVSLFRALHEKEERPKGGLTRNQFFLIAFTCSFAYYVLPGYLFPMLTSLSWICWIFPSSILAHQLGSGLHGLGIGAIGLDWSSISSYLGSPLASPWFATANIAAGFFLVMYVITPVTYWLNVYNAKTFPIFSDDLFTSTGQSYNISAIIDSNFRLDINAYEGEGPLYMSTFFAIYYGINFACLTATIVHVLLFNGRDIWQLSKSAINENKMDVHTKLMRKYKQVPGWWFMCILLANITATLFTCHYYNYQLQLQWWGVLLACGLALFFTLPIGVINATTNQMPALNVITEYIIGYLYPGYPVANILFKVYGYISMKQAIAFLEDFKLGHYMKIPPRAMFMAQVVGTVIAAFVHLGTAWWLMSTVPDICDRALLPSDSPWTCPGDHVFYDASVIWGLVGPRRIFGNLGHYSTINWFFLAGAIAPVPVWLAHKAFPSKHWIKLITMPVLFGATVNMPPATAVNYTSWILIGFASGFIAYRYYRALWSRHNYVLSGALDAGLAFMGVLLYLCLGMEHVSLKWWGSSPDGCPLASSSTA from the exons ATGACCGGCGGCAGCGGCCACGAAATCGCAGCTCCTCTCA TTCCGAAGACTCAATACGATGCCTCCGCCTCATCTCCGCCGCCGGCGGACGAGAACTCTCCGATCGAGCAAGTCGCCCTCACCGTTCCGGTCACCGACGATCCCTCCCTCCCGACCGTCACTTTCAGGACATGGACGCTCGGAGCCCTCGCGTGCGTTCTACTCTCCTTCCTCAACCAGTTCTTCTGGTACCGCCGCGAGCCCCTCTCGCTCACCTCGATCTCCGCTCAGATTGCGGTGGTCCCGCTCGGCCACCTCATGGCGTCGCTGATCACGGATCGAGTTTTCTTCAAGGGGCGAAAATGGGAATTCACGCTCAATCCGGGACCCTTCAATGTGAAGGAGCACGTGCTCATCACCATCTTCGCCAACTCCGGAGCTGGGAACGTCTACGCCATCCATATCGTGAGCGCGGTTAAGATCTTTTACAAGAAGAACCTGTCGTTTTTCGTTGCGCTGCTTGTCGTTTTGACTACTCAGGTGTTGGGGTTCGGGTGGGCCGGGCTGTTCCGGCGGTACTTGGTGGAGCCCGCCGCAATGTGGTGGCCTCAAAATCTCGTTCAGGTTTCGCTCTTCAG GGCACTgcatgagaaagaagagaggccAAAGGGTGGATTAACAAGAAACCAGTTCTTCCTCATTGCCTTCACTTGCAGCTTCGCTTACTATGTCCTTCCCGGTTACTTATTCCCAATGCTAACTTCCCTTTCCTGGATCTGCTGGATTTTCCCTAGTTCCATCCTGGCTCATCAGCTCGGTTCAGGACTGCACGGTCTTGGCATCGGTGCTATTGGCCTCGATTGGTCAAGTATATCCTCTTACCTCGGGAGCCCACTTGCCAGTCCGTGGTTCGCTACTGCCAATATTGCTGCTGGTTTTTTCCTTGTGATGTATGTCATTACTCCTGTGACTTATTGGCTCAATGTATATAATGCCAAAACTTTTCCCATATTCTCGGATGATCTGTTCACATCTACTGGCCAAAGCTACAACATATCAGCTATTATAGATTCCAACTTCCGCCTTGACATTAATGCATACGAGGGAGAGGGCCCCCTCTATATGAGCACCTTCTTTGCTATCTATTATGGCATCAATTTTGCCTGCCTTACTGCCACTATTGTTCATGTTCTCCTCTTTAATGGGAG AGACATCTGGCAGCTAAGCAAGTCTGCCATCAACGAGAACAAGATGGATGTGCACACAAAGCTCATGAGAAAATATAAGCAAGTTCCTGGATGGTGGTTCATGTGCATCCTTTTGGCTAACATAACCGCAACCCTATTTACTTGCCATTATTACAATTATCAACTACAACTGCAATGGTGGGGTGTCTTGCTTGCTTGTGGTCTTGCCTTGTTTTTCACTCTTCCTATTGGAGTCATCAATGCCACAACAAATCAG ATGCCAGCGTTGAATGTGATCACAGAGTACATCATCGGGTATCTGTATCCAGGATATCCAGTTGCCAACATATTGTTCAAAGTTTATGGATACATAAGCATGAAGCAGGCCATCGCATTCCTGGAAGACTTCAAGCTTGGGCACTACATGAAAATTCCTCCCAGAGCAATGTTCATGGCACAG GTAGTTGGTACTGTTATAGCAGCGTTCGTCCATTTAGGAACTGCCTGGTGGCTTATGAGCACAGTCCCAGACATATGTGATAGGGCATTACTACCATCAGACAGTCCATGGACTTGCCCGGGCGACCATGTCTTCTACGATGCTTCTGTTATTTGGGGTCTTGTCGGGCCTCGCAGAATATTTGGTAATCTTGGCCACTATTCCACCATCAACTGGTTTTTCTTAGCTGGTGCTATAGCTCCTGTCCCAGTTTGGCTTGCTCACAAAGCCTTCCCAAGCAAACATTGGATTAAACTTATCACCATGCCGGTGCTCTTTGGGGCAACAGTTAACATGCCTCCGGCTACTGCTGTCAACTACACCAGCTGGATTCTCATTGGATTCGCATCAGGGTTTATCGCTTACAGGTATTATCGCGCCTTGTGGAGTCGCCACAACTACGTGCTATCTGGAGCTCTGGACGCCGGATTAGCGTTTATGGGGGTACTTTTGTACTTGTGTCTGGGGATGGAACATGTTAGCTTGAAATGGTGGGGAAGCAGTCCAGATGGTTGTCCTTTGGCTTCTTCCTCAACAGCCTAA
- the LOC103456200 gene encoding protein NUCLEAR FUSION DEFECTIVE 4-like, producing MLFPSRFLASPAGKWLGFVTAIWVQAISGNNYTFSNYSGALKSLMELSQTQLNNLSVAKDVGKAFGLLSGLASDRLPTSAILIVGALEGLIGYGVQWLVVSQRISPLPYWQMCIFMCMGGNSTTWMNTAVLVTCMRNFTKNRGPVSGILKGYVGLSTAIFTDLCTALFSSNPSKFLFMLAVVPAVICLIATLFLNETPPASTLPEIKQEAKFFHVFDLIAVFVAIYLLAFDMSGKHGHALSLIFSVGLLFLLAFPLCVPMYTLLFKRNSHHDLEQEIKEPLLAQVGPIAKPEMQNSNGAGIKVEDVAVKRQPLIGEDHTIFEMIKTLEFWILFVSFLCGVGTGMCVMNNMAQMGLALGYYDVSIFVSLTSIWGFFGRIVSGLVSEYYIGKSATPRPLWNAASEILLALGFISMASALPASFHIGSSLVGMGYGVLLTITVPVASELFGLKYYGLLYNILILNLPLGSFLFSGLLAGIVYDSQATVSPSGGGTTCVGSHCYMLVFVVMAVACMFGLAMDVLLAFRTKHVYAKICESKKPQ from the exons ATGCTTTTTCCGTCGCGATTTCTCGCTTCCCCTGCCGGAAAATGGCTGGGATTTGTGACAGCCATTTGGGTTCAAGCCATCAGCGGCAACAACTACACATTTTCCAACTATTCTGGTGCCCTAAAATCTTTGATGGAACTCTCCCAGACTCAACTCAACAATCTATCCGTTGCTAAAGATGTTGGCAAGGCATTCGGGTTGTTATCCGGCCTTGCTTCCGATCGTTTGCCGACTTCCGCCATCCTCATTGTCGGAGCATTGGAGGGCCTCATTGGATATGGAGTTCAATGGCTGGTTGTTAGTCAGAGAATCAGCCCTCTTCCCTACTGGCAG ATGtgcatatttatgtgcatgggaGGAAACAGCACAACATGGATGAACACAGCAGTGCTAGTGACATGCATGAGAAATTTCACGAAAAACCGCGGCCCGGTCTCAGGAATCCTCAAAGGGTATGTAGGGCTAAGCACAGCAATCTTCACAGATTTATGCACAGCTCTTTTCTCATCCAATCCCTCCAAATTTCTCTTCATGCTTGCCGTAGTCCCTGCTGTTATCTGCCTCATAGCTACCCTTTTCCTCAACGAAACCCCACCGGCTTCCACTCTACCGGAGATAAAACAAGAAGCCAAGTTCTTCCATGTTTTTGATTTAATTGCGGTTTTCGTAGCTATCTATCTCTTGGCCTTTGACATGTCTGGAAAGCATGGCCATGCtctctctttgatattttctGTTGGACTTCTTTTCCTGCTAGCTTTTCCCTTGTGTGTACCTATGTACACTTTGCTCTTCAAACGCAATTCTCATCACGATTTAGAACAAGAAATTAAGGAGCCTTTGCTTGCTCAAGTCGGACCAATTGCGAAGCCAGAGATGCAGAACTCTAATGGTGCAGGCATTAAGGTGGAAGATGTTGCGGTGAAGAGACAACCTTTGATTGGGGAAGACCataccatttttgaaatgataaaAACACTTGAGTTTTGGATACTTTTTGTGTCGTTTCTTTGTGGTGTAGGGACTGGAATGTGTGTCATGAACAACATGGCTCAAATGGGACTTGCCCTTGGCTACTATGATGTCTCCATTTTTGTGTCACTTACTAGCATTTGGGGGTTCTTCGGACGCATAGTCTCCGGCCTAGTCTCGGAATACTATATTGG GAAATCAGCCACCCCTAGGCCTCTTTGGAATGCAGCTTCCGAGATTCTACTGGCCCTCGGGTTCATATCCATGGCGTCGGCCTTGCCGGCTTCCTTCCATATCGGCTCGAGTCTAGTCGGAATGGGCTACGGAGTCCTTCTCACCATAACAGTTCCAGTTGCCTCGGAGCTATTTGGTCTCAAATACTATGGCCTCTTGTACAACATTCTCATCCTCAACCTTCCCTTGGGCTCCTTCCTATTCTCTGGCTTGCTTGCTGGCATTGTCTACGATTCTCAAGCCACAGTTAGCCCCAGTGGAGGTGGGACCACTTGCGTTGGGTCCCACTGCTACATGCTTGTGTTTGTTGTGATGGCAGTCGCTTGCATGTTTGGGCTTGCAATGGACGTTTTGCTGGCATTTAGGACAAAGCATGTTTATGCCAAGATTTGTGAGAGCAAGAAACCGCAGTAG
- the LOC103456183 gene encoding calmodulin-lysine N-methyltransferase isoform X1 has product MEATVKASSLRWKILRQALLRKPTGADSQSEISVKKITRKTTQGFNLIPSHIANDPSSRSGDVTVCYTLPGDSAPKLHLTQRVVDRAELSDFEICNEYNIDNTGLVCQWPSEEVLAYFCLTHADMFRSKSVLELGSGYGLGGLVIAAVTEASEVVISDGNPQVVHYIQHNIDANSKAFGGTRVKSMMLHWSQNEISTISSEFDLIVASDCTFFKEFHNGLAQILKFLLGKVQSSEAIFFSPKRGDSLDKFLETIKECGLHFSITENYDAEIWKHHEEFLDGDGSWPSYQKDHCYPLLIRITV; this is encoded by the exons ATGGAAGCCACCGTCAAAGCTTCCTCTCTCCGGTGGAAAATTCTCCGCCAAGCTCTCCTCCGCAAACCCACCG GAGCAGATTCGCAATCCGAAATCAGCGTCAAGAAAATCACGAGGAAGACGACGCAGGGCTTCAACTTGATCCCATCCCACATCGCCAACGACCCATCGTCTCGCTCCGGCGACGTCACCGTCTGCTACACCTTGCCCGGCGACTCTGCCCCCAAGCTTCACCTCAC TCAAAGAGTGGTTGACCGAGCTGAGCTCAGTGACTTTGAGATTTGTAATGAGTACAATATTGACAACACTGGGCTTGTTT GTCAGTGGCCGTCGGAAGAGGTTCTTGCGTATTTTTGCTTGACTCACGCGGACATGTTCAG GTCGAAAAGTGTACTTGAGCTTGGGTCAGGCTATGGCTTAGGCGGCTTGGTTATTGCAGCTGTTACTGAGGCATCAGAAGTTGTAATTTCAGATGGGAATCCGCAAGTAGTACATT ATATTCAGCACAATATTGATGCAAACTCTAAGGCATTTGGTGGTACAAGAGTGAAGTCCATGATGTTGCATTGGAGTCAGAACGAAATTTCTACTATCTCTAGCGAATTTGATCTCATTGTTGCTAGTGACTG CACTTTTTTTAAGGAATTCCACAATGGACTTGCTCAAATTCTCAAATTTCTGCTGGGAAAAGTGCAATCCTCCGAAGCTATATTCTTCAGTCCTAAAAGGGGTGACTCCTTAGACAAGTTCTTAGAAACAATCAAAGAATGTGGTTTGCACTTCAGCATAACAGAGAATTATGATGCAGAAATTTGGAAGCATCACGAGGAGTTTTTGGACGGTGATGGTTCCTGGCCCAGCTATCAAAAGGATCACTGCTATCCCTTATTGATCAGGATTACAGTATGA
- the LOC103456183 gene encoding calmodulin-lysine N-methyltransferase isoform X2, translating into MEATVKASSLRWKILRQALLRKPTDSQSEISVKKITRKTTQGFNLIPSHIANDPSSRSGDVTVCYTLPGDSAPKLHLTQRVVDRAELSDFEICNEYNIDNTGLVCQWPSEEVLAYFCLTHADMFRSKSVLELGSGYGLGGLVIAAVTEASEVVISDGNPQVVHYIQHNIDANSKAFGGTRVKSMMLHWSQNEISTISSEFDLIVASDCTFFKEFHNGLAQILKFLLGKVQSSEAIFFSPKRGDSLDKFLETIKECGLHFSITENYDAEIWKHHEEFLDGDGSWPSYQKDHCYPLLIRITV; encoded by the exons ATGGAAGCCACCGTCAAAGCTTCCTCTCTCCGGTGGAAAATTCTCCGCCAAGCTCTCCTCCGCAAACCCACCG ATTCGCAATCCGAAATCAGCGTCAAGAAAATCACGAGGAAGACGACGCAGGGCTTCAACTTGATCCCATCCCACATCGCCAACGACCCATCGTCTCGCTCCGGCGACGTCACCGTCTGCTACACCTTGCCCGGCGACTCTGCCCCCAAGCTTCACCTCAC TCAAAGAGTGGTTGACCGAGCTGAGCTCAGTGACTTTGAGATTTGTAATGAGTACAATATTGACAACACTGGGCTTGTTT GTCAGTGGCCGTCGGAAGAGGTTCTTGCGTATTTTTGCTTGACTCACGCGGACATGTTCAG GTCGAAAAGTGTACTTGAGCTTGGGTCAGGCTATGGCTTAGGCGGCTTGGTTATTGCAGCTGTTACTGAGGCATCAGAAGTTGTAATTTCAGATGGGAATCCGCAAGTAGTACATT ATATTCAGCACAATATTGATGCAAACTCTAAGGCATTTGGTGGTACAAGAGTGAAGTCCATGATGTTGCATTGGAGTCAGAACGAAATTTCTACTATCTCTAGCGAATTTGATCTCATTGTTGCTAGTGACTG CACTTTTTTTAAGGAATTCCACAATGGACTTGCTCAAATTCTCAAATTTCTGCTGGGAAAAGTGCAATCCTCCGAAGCTATATTCTTCAGTCCTAAAAGGGGTGACTCCTTAGACAAGTTCTTAGAAACAATCAAAGAATGTGGTTTGCACTTCAGCATAACAGAGAATTATGATGCAGAAATTTGGAAGCATCACGAGGAGTTTTTGGACGGTGATGGTTCCTGGCCCAGCTATCAAAAGGATCACTGCTATCCCTTATTGATCAGGATTACAGTATGA
- the LOC103456175 gene encoding thaumatin-like protein 1 translates to MATPIPYHFTFILLIITEGVLGATFTFTNKCDFTVWPGILASAGSDKLDSTGFELPKGSSRVFQAPTGWSGRFWGRTGCTFDGSGRGSCSTGDCGSGELECNGAGAVPPATLAEFTLGSGSQDFYDVSLVDGYNLPMIVEGSGGSGACASTGCVTDLNRRCPAELKVDGACKSACDAFGSPEYCCNGAYGSPSTCKPSMYSQLFKSACPKSYSYAYDDASSTFTCIGADYTITFCASLTSSLKSSRDSGSGSGSDSGSNPIGSSLLADLASGDSTKTQPSISIALQSMLILVISLALTFRQLH, encoded by the exons ATGGCTACTCCAATTCCTTACCACTTCACCTTCATTCTTCTAATTATTACCGAAG GGGTGTTAGGGGCCACATTCACGTTCACAAATAAGTGCGACTTCACAGTATGGCCGGGAATTCTAGCCAGCGCCGGCAGCGACAAGCTCGACAGCACCGGCTTCGAGCTTCCCAAAGGCAGTTCCCGCGTTTTCCAGGCCCCGACCGGCTGGTCCGGTCGCTTCTGGGGCCGAACCGGCTGTACCTTTGACGGTTCGGGTCGGGGTTCTTGTTCGACCGGGGACTGCGGCTCGGGCGAGCTCGAGTGCAACGGTGCTGGAGCCGTGCCACCGGCCACCTTAGCCGAGTTCACACTCGGCTCGGGTTCTCAAGACTTCTATGACGTCAGCCTCGTTGACGGTTATAACTTACCAATGATCGTTGAGGGGAGTGGGGGATCGGGTGCGTGCGCGTCCACTGGGTGCGTTACGGACCTCAACCGTAGGTGCCCTGCCGAGCTCAAAGTCGACGGCGCGTGCAAGAGCGCGTGTGATGCATTTGGAAGTCCGGAGTATTGTTGCAACGGCGCGTACGGTTCACCGTCTACATGCAAGCCGTCCATGTACTCGCAGTTGTTTAAGTCAGCGTGTCCGAAATCATATAGTTACGCTTACGATGACGCTTCAAGTACGTTTACGTGTATAGGTGCTGATTATACGATCACATTTTGCGCTTCTCTTACTTCAAG CCTAAAATCTTCAAGAGATTCGGGGTCGGGGTCGGGGTCAGATTCCGGGTCGAACCCAATAGGTTCTTCATTGCTAGCTGATTTGGCCAGCGGAGATTCAACCAAAACCCAACCTTCCATTTCCATAGCTCTTCAAAGTATGTTGATTTTGGTCATCTCTTTGGCTCTCACATTTCGACAGTTACATTAG
- the LOC103400493 gene encoding thaumatin-like protein 1 → MASHQVFSSFLFLLCLLQSIRVGYSATFTIANKCTTTIWPGILSNAGTDQLPTTGFALGPGESNTFSVPTSWSGRLWGRTLCSQDSTTGKFSCLTGDCGSSAVECAGGGAAPPATLAEFTLNGAGGLDFYDVSLVDGYNLPMLVVAEGGTGGNCTTTGCVVDLNNGCPSELKVTASDEGVACKSACEAFGEPQYCCSGAYATPDTCKPSSYSQFFKNACPKAYSYAYDDGTSTFTCASANYIITFCPAPSTSVKSSNGTVPGAVGVSASLRNTTPNIVVFAVTVMAAAWRWLPLF, encoded by the exons ATGGCTTCCCATCAAGTTTTTTCATCGTTCCTATTCCTTCTCTGTCTCCTTCAATCCATTAGAGTCGGCTACTCGGCGACGTTCACCATCGCAAACAAGTGCACCACGACCATATGGCCGGGCATTTTGTCGAATGCCGGGACTGACCAGCTACCCACCACTGGATTCGCTTTGGGTCCTGGAGAGTCCAACACGTTTTCCGTTCCCACCTCGTGGTCCGGTAGGTTATGGGGGCGGACGCTCTGCTCCCAGGACTCAACCACAGGCAAGTTCTCTTGCTTGACAGGTGACTGCGGATCTTCGGCAGTCGAATGTGCTGGCGGTGGAGCCGCGCCGCCTGCTACTCTCGCAGAGTTCACGCTGAACGGTGCGGGCGGGCTTGATTTCTACGACGTGAGCTTGGTCGATGGGTATAACCTTCCCATGTTAGTGGTGGCCGAGGGCGGGACCGGAGGGAACTGCACGACCACCGGGTGCGTGGTGGACTTGAACAACGGGTGCCCCTCGGAGCTGAAGGTGACGGCGAGTGACGAGGGCGTGGCGTGTAAAAGCGCGTGCGAGGCGTTTGGGGAGCCGCAGTACTGCTGTAGCGGCGCCTACGCTACGCCGGACACATGCAAGCCGAGTTCTTATTCGCAGTTTTTTAAAAATGCGTGCCCGAAAGCTTACAGCTATGCGTATGACGACGGCACCAGCACCTTCACCTGTGCTTCCGCCAATTACATCATCACTTTCTGCCCTGCTCCTTCGACCAG TGTGAAGTCGTCGAATGGGACAGTCCCTGGTGCAGTCGGTGTCTCAGCTAGTTTACGTAATACAACTCCCAACATCGTCGTTTTCGCCGTCACTGTTATGGCGGCGGCTTGGCGGTGGCTGCCGCTATTTTGA
- the LOC103407047 gene encoding thaumatin-like protein 1: protein MASHQAFSSFLFLLCLLQSIRVGYPATFTIANNCTTTIWPAILSNGGTDQRPVTTGFALAPGESNTFSVPTSWSGRLWGRTLCSQDSTTGNFSCLTGDCGSSAVECAGGGAAPPATLAEFTLNGTGGLDFYAVSLIDGYNLPILVVADGGTGGNCRTTGCVVDLNKGCPSELKVTASEEGVACKSACEAFGEPQYCCSGPYAMPDTCMPSSYSQFFKTGCPKAYIYAYDDGTSTFTCASANYIITFCPAPWIR from the coding sequence ATGGCTTCCCATCAAGCTTTTTCATcgttccttttccttctctgtCTCCTTCAATCCATTCGAGTCGGCTACCCGGCGACGTTCACCATCGCAAACAATTGCACCAccaccatatggccggccattctGTCTAATGGCGGGACTGACCAGCGACCGGTCACCACCGGATTCGCTTTGGCTCCTGGAGAGTCCAACACGTTTTCGGTCCCCACCTCGTGGTCCGGTAGGTTGTGGGGGCGAACGCTCTGCTCCCAGGACTCAACCACGGGCAACTTCTCTTGCTTGACAGGCGACTGCGGATCTTCTGCAGTCGAATGTGCTGGCGGTGGGGCCGCGCCGCCGGCTACTCTCGCAGAGTTCACGCTGAACGGTACGGGCGGGCTTGATTTCTACGCCGTGAGCTTGATCGATGGGTATAACCTTCCCATTTTGGTGGTGGCCGACGGCGGGACCGGAGGGAACTGCAGGACCACCGGGTGCGTTGTGGACTTGAACAAGGGGTGCCCCTCGGAGCTGAAGGTGACGGCGAGTGAGGAGGGAGTGGCGTGTAAAAGCGCGTGCGAGGCGTTTGGGGAGCCGCAGTACTGCTGTAGCGGCCCCTACGCTATGCCGGACACATGCATGCCGAGTTCTTACTCCCAATTTTTTAAAACTGGGTGCCCGAAAGCTTACATCTATGCGTATGACGACGGCACAAGCACCTTCACCTGTGCTTCCGCCAATTACATCATCACTTTTTGCCCTGCTCCTTGGATTAGGTAA
- the LOC103407049 gene encoding thaumatin-like protein 1, giving the protein MASHQVFSSFLFLLCLLQSMRVGYPATFTIANKCTTTIWPAILSNAGTYQRPATTGFALPPGESNTFSVPTSWSGRLWGRTLCSQDSTTGNFTCLTGDCGSSAVECAGGGAAPPATLAEFTLNGTGGLDFYDVSLVDGYNLPMLVVAEGGTGGNCTSTGCVVDLNKGCPSELKVTASEEGVACKSACEALGEPQYCCSGPYATPDTCVPSSYSQFFKNACPKAYSYAYDDSTSTFTCASANYIITFCPAPSIG; this is encoded by the coding sequence ATGGCTTCCCATCAAGTTTTTTCatccttccttttccttctctgtCTCCTTCAATCCATGAGAGTCGGCTACCCGGCGACGTTCACCATCGCAAACAAGTGCACCAccaccatatggccggccattctGTCTAATGCCGGGACTTACCAGCGACCGGCCACCACTGGATTCGCTTTGCCTCCTGGAGAGTCCAACACGTTTTCCGTCCCCACCTCGTGGTCCGGTAGGTTATGGGGGCGAACGCTCTGCTCCCAAGACTCAACCACAGGCAACTTCACTTGCTTGACAGGCGACTGCGGATCTTCGGCAGTCGAATGTGCTGGCGGTGGAGCCGCGCCGCCGGCTACTCTCGCAGAGTTCACGCTGAACGGTACGGGTGGGCTTGATTTCTACGACGTGAGCTTGGTCGATGGGTATAATCTTCCCATGTTGGTGGTGGCCGAGGGCGGGACCGGAGGGAACTGCACGTCCACCGGGTGCGTTGTGGACTTGAACAAGGGGTGCCCCTCGGAGCTGAAGGTGACGGCGAGTGAGGAGGGAGTGGCGTGTAAAAGCGCGTGCGAGGCGCTTGGGGAGCCGCAGTACTGCTGTAGCGGGCCGTACGCTACGCCGGACACATGCGTGCCGAGTTCTTACTCGCAGTTTTTTAAAAATGCGTGCCCGAAAGCTTACAGCTATGCGTATGACGACAGCACCAGCACCTTCACCTGTGCTTCCGCCAATTACATCATCACTTTCTGCCCTGCTCCTTCGATCGGGTAA
- the LOC103407050 gene encoding cold shock protein 2-like, protein MAEERSTGKVRWFNDVKGYGFITPDAGGEDLFVHQSSIRSDGFRTVAEGESVEFLIDFGDDGKTKAIDVTGPDGAPLIGNKKESFGHSGGRGGGGGGSGFSGGWRGGDRRNGGGSGGDGCYSCGEPGHMARDCRQGSGGGGAAGGGCFTCGGYGHVARACPNGSIGGGGGGGGGGCYKCGAFGHLARDCATGGGSGGAGACYSCGAYGHMARDCSSGGGDGGARGGGRYGFSSGSGCYNCGESGHFAKECSNPPNAKA, encoded by the coding sequence ATGGCTGAGGAGAGATCGACCGGGAAGGTGCGGTGGTTCAACGACGTCAAGGGCTACGGCTTCATCACCCCCGACGCCGGAGGCGAGGACCTCTTCGTCCACCAGTCCTCGATCAGATCCGACGGATTCCGCACCGTCGCGGAGGGTGAGTCCGTCGAGTTCCTCATCGACTTCGGCGATGACGGCAAGACCAAGGCCATCGATGTGACAGGCCCTGACGGTGCGCCGTTGATCGGTAACAAGAAGGAGAGCTTCGGTCACTCTGGTGGCCGTggcggaggtggtggtggttctGGATTTAGCGGTGGATGGAGAGGCGGTGACCGGAGGAATGGGGGCGGTTCCGGTGGTGATGGGTGCTATAGTTGCGGCGAGCCTGGGCACATGGCTAGAGATTGCCGTCAGGGCAGTGGTGGTGGCGGAGCCGCTGGTGGTGGCTGTTTTACTTGCGGTGGGTATGGCCACGTGGCAAGGGCCTGCCCTAATGGGAGTATcggtggtggtggaggtggtggcGGAGGCGGCTGCTACAAGTGTGGTGCATTTGGGCATTTGGCTAGGGACTGTGCTACTGGTGGAGGAAGCGGCGGCGCTGGCGCTTGCTATAGCTGTGGGGCTTATGGCCACATGGCCAGGGATTGCAGCAGCGGTGGTGGGGATGGCGGTGCTCGTGGAGGAGGACGATATGGATTCAGCTCTGGATCAGGTTGTTATAACTGTGGGGAATCAGGGCATTTTGCTAAGGAGTGTTCTAACCCTCCTAATGCCAAGGcttga